A window of the Butyricimonas virosa genome harbors these coding sequences:
- a CDS encoding DUF4843 domain-containing protein: MRNIYLFVVLLLSMISCNEADLMQYSDIPRVYLGGYTRAASQTFFYDAEDVVRDTIYVYVETMGGPRDYDRLVSFRQMTVYDVEYVVENGVNVDSTVTENPYNAVADKHFVAFDSEEAKKLMVVPANEVSANIPIILLRDPSLKANEYYLTLQLVENDEFKIGGVQKDVEYAITFADKLVEPNFWGTNPYAGGWWLFGDYSTRKHEFMIEVSGERIDDEWYNTKVNGVSGASNYYQAKFKTALDKFNNDPVNIESGVAPMREIEGDLTSKLVTFK, encoded by the coding sequence ATGAGAAATATATATTTATTTGTAGTACTGCTTTTATCGATGATAAGTTGTAACGAGGCTGATTTAATGCAATATAGTGACATCCCTCGGGTATATTTGGGCGGTTATACTCGTGCAGCTTCTCAGACGTTCTTTTACGATGCGGAAGATGTAGTGCGGGATACGATTTACGTGTACGTGGAAACGATGGGGGGGCCGAGAGATTACGATCGTTTGGTATCCTTTCGACAAATGACAGTATATGATGTAGAATATGTTGTGGAAAATGGTGTAAATGTGGATTCTACTGTTACAGAAAATCCTTATAATGCTGTTGCCGATAAACATTTTGTGGCTTTTGACAGTGAGGAGGCAAAAAAATTGATGGTTGTTCCTGCCAATGAGGTAAGTGCTAATATCCCGATTATTCTTTTAAGGGATCCTTCATTGAAAGCAAATGAGTACTATCTAACGTTACAGTTGGTCGAAAATGACGAGTTTAAAATCGGTGGAGTACAGAAAGACGTAGAATACGCTATTACATTTGCGGATAAATTAGTGGAACCCAATTTCTGGGGAACGAATCCTTATGCTGGCGGATGGTGGTTGTTTGGAGATTATAGTACTCGGAAACATGAGTTTATGATTGAAGTTTCGGGAGAAAGAATCGATGACGAATGGTACAACACGAAAGTGAATGGAGTGAGTGGAGCTTCGAATTATTACCAAGCAAAATTCAAAACAGCATTGGATAAATTCAATAATGATCCCGTGAATATAGAGAGTGGAGTTGCTCCTATGAGAGAAATTGAAGGGGACTTGACAAGTAAATTGGTAACGTTTAAATAG